From a region of the uncultured Desulfatiglans sp. genome:
- the rimI gene encoding Ribosomal-protein-alanine acetyltransferase: MIAYVEVTAANFERYCSEICRLEETAFRTPWSEAAYRQELDNPVSRLWVLLEGGSFAGYACFWIFAQELHIMKIALLAPMRGRGLASKLMERIVAEGGAAGARSAWLEVRPSNAAALRLYARQGFEEVGRRRSYYSDSGEDAVLMSRSILQYSASGEL; encoded by the coding sequence ATGATCGCTTATGTCGAGGTGACAGCGGCGAATTTTGAAAGGTACTGCAGCGAGATCTGCCGCCTTGAAGAGACCGCTTTCAGGACCCCTTGGAGCGAAGCGGCCTACCGGCAGGAACTGGATAATCCCGTATCGAGGCTTTGGGTCCTTTTAGAGGGTGGAAGCTTTGCGGGGTATGCCTGTTTCTGGATTTTCGCCCAGGAACTGCATATCATGAAGATCGCCCTTCTTGCGCCGATGCGTGGGCGCGGACTGGCCTCGAAGCTCATGGAGAGAATTGTTGCAGAAGGCGGTGCGGCAGGCGCCCGCTCGGCCTGGTTGGAGGTTCGGCCCTCCAATGCCGCGGCGCTTCGGCTCTATGCGCGGCAGGGTTTCGAAGAGGTCGGCCGAAGACGGTCGTACTACAGTGATTCCGGGGAAGACGCTGTGCTCATGAGCCGGTCGATCCTCCAGTACAGCGCCTCCGGAGAGCTTTAG
- a CDS encoding PTS system fructose IIA component (fragment): MIGILIISHCDLGRELLRAAELIVGRLDAADSIPITQITESEPLLKTIAEKIKRLDRGKGVLVLTDMFGGTPSNLSLSFLEENRVEVLTGVNLPMVIAVAGDRDRLSLSELGEKAQEAGQRSIALASKLLRME; encoded by the coding sequence ATGATAGGGATCTTGATCATTTCCCATTGTGACCTGGGCAGGGAGTTGCTGCGTGCGGCAGAGTTGATCGTCGGCCGGCTGGACGCGGCGGATTCGATTCCAATCACCCAGATTACGGAGAGCGAACCGCTGCTGAAAACCATCGCCGAGAAGATCAAGCGCCTGGACCGCGGCAAAGGGGTCCTGGTGCTGACCGATATGTTCGGAGGAACGCCTTCGAACCTCAGCCTCTCCTTTTTGGAAGAGAACCGTGTCGAGGTCTTGACGGGTGTCAATCTCCCAATGGTCATCGCGGTCGCAGGGGACCGGGATCGCCTGTCGCTGAGCGAACTCGGTGAAAAGGCGCAGGAAGCCGGTCAACGGAGCATCGCGCTGGCCAGCAAACTGCTCAGGATGGAATGA